Genomic DNA from Streptomyces sp. PCS3-D2:
AAGGCGAAGACGACCGCGAGCATGCCGGCCACCACGCCGCCGAAGCCCTCGGGGAAGAAGCCGCCGTGGCCGGTGAGGTTCGCCATGCCGACCGGATCCGTGTCCGGGAGCAGGCCGAAGACCGCGAGGGTGCCCAGGACCAGGAAGAGCACGATGGCGCCGACCTTGAGCGCGGCGAACCAGAACTCGAACTCGCCGAAGTTCTTCACCGCGGCGAGGTTGCTCACGGTGAAGACCACCATGAAGAGCAGCACCCACACCCACTGGTCGACCGAAGGCACCCAGCCGTTCGCGATCTTCGCGGCGCCGGTGGCCTCCACGGCGAGCACCACGACGAGCAGGAACCAGTACAGCCAGCCCGCCGAGAAGCCGGCCCAGCGGCCGAGCGCCCGCTCCGCGTAGACGGAGAAGGAGCCGGAGGCCGGCATCGCGGCCGACATCTCGCCCAGCGCGCGCATCACCAGCATCGCGAGGACGCCGGCCAGGAGATAGGAGCAGATGATGGCGGGGCCGGCGATGCCGATGCCCGCGCCGGAGCCGACGAAGAGGCCGGCGCCGATCACGCCGCCCAGCCCCAGCATGGTCAGGTGGCGCTGCTTGAGACTGTGACTGAGGGGTTCCGCGGGCAGCTCGCCCGTTGTGGGAGGTGCTTCTGGCAGGCGCTCACGCATGAGAAGTGCTCGTACTCTCGTTCGGCCCAGCGATGGTGGGGACCCCGCCGTGGGCTTAGCGGGATCCAACAGTCTCGCCGAGTGGCGGTCGTCCGTGCAAAACGGACGCGTTGTTGGATGTTGCACGTGACGGGGGTCACGTTGGCTCGATCGGGGGAGTGAGCTTTGTTGGTTCCCCACCATCGCGGGGAGCAGGGCTTTGTCCCGGGCGGCGGTGGGGCGACCCCGGACCGCGGACTAACGTCGGTGATCGTCCCCACCCCCACCACCTCGCGGAGCCCCCTCATGAGCACTGCTTCCGTCACCCTCCGGCCCGGCGTCGTCCTCGCCGACCTGCTGCCCGCGAGCCGCGTGCGCGATATCGCGCTCGTCGTCGGCGGCGCCGCCCTGACCGGGATCGCCGCGCAGATCGCGGTGCCCGTGCCCGGCTCCCCGGTCCCTGTCACGGGCCAGACCTTCGCCGCACTGCTCGTCGGCACCGCCTTCGGTGCCCGCCGCGGCTTCCTCTCGCTGGCGCTGTACGCCCTCGTCGGCATGGCCGGCGTGCCGTGGTTCGCGGGCGGCACCTCCGGCGCGGGCGGCGCGTCCTTCGGCTACGTGCTCGGCATGCTGCTCGCCGCCACCGTCGTCGGCGCCCTCGCGCGGCGCGGCGCCGACCGCTCGGTCCTGCGTACGGCGGGCGCGATGGCCCTCGGCTCCGCGGTCATCTACGCGGTGGGCGTGCCGTACCTCATGGCCGCCACCGGGATGTCCCTGAGCGCCGCCGTCGCGGCGGGCCTGACCCCGTTCCTGATCGGCGACGCCCTCAAGGCGGCCCTCGCGATGGGCGTCCTGCCGGCCGCCTGGAAGCTGGTGGGCCGGCGCGGCTGATGTCGACGCCCCGGTACCGGCCGGAGTCCGGCCCGCCTTCGGGTTTCGAGGCGGGCCGGACTCCGGCAGACGCACGGGAAGGGCGGGGCCGGCTCAGCCCTGGACGGCGGCCCGCCTGCGGCGCCGGTCCAGGACCACGCCGACGGCCACGACTAGACCGGCGACGAGCGTGGACAGGGTGACGACCTCGCGGTTCGCGTCGTCGACGAACATGTAGCCGATCACGAACGTGATCAGGCCGGCGGTGGCCCAGGTGAGCCACGGGAACAGCCACATCTTCACAGTGAGCTTCTCCGGGGCCTCGCGGACCAGGATCCCGCGCATCCTCAGCTGGGTGAGGCAGATCACCAGCCACACGAAGAGCGCGATGGCACCGGAGGAGTTCAGGAGGAAGTTGAAGACCGTGTCCTTGAAGGCGTAGTTGAAGTAGACGGCGACGAAGCCGAAGACCGTGGAGCCGAGGATCGCGGCGACCGGCACGCCCTTGGCGTTGACCTTGGCGAACGCCCGGGGGGCGTCGCCGCGCTCGCCGAGCGAGAACGCCATGCGCGAGGCGGTGTAGAGGCCCGAGTTCAGGCAGGACAGCACGGCGGTCAGGACGATGACCTCCATGATCGTGCCGGCGTGGGCGATGCCGATCGAGTCGAGGGCGGCGACGTAGGAGCCCTTCTCGGTGATCGACTTGTCGTTCCAGGGGAGCAGCGTCAGCACGACGAAGATCGAGCCGAGGTAGAAGACGCCGATGCGCCAGATCACGGAGTTGGTGGCCTGCGTAACGGCCTTGCGGGGGTTCTCCGACTCGCCGGCGGCGAGAGTGACGATCTCACTGCCCATGAAGGAGAAGACGACCATCAGCACACCGGTGAGGACCGCGCCGTACCCGTTGGGGAAGAAGCCGCCGGTGTCGGTCAGGTGCGCGAAGCCCGCGCCGGGGTTGTCGGAGCCGGGCAGCACGCCGAAGACGGCCAGCATGCCGATGACGACGAAGGCGCCGATGGCGACGACCTTGACGCCCGCGAACCAGAACTCGAACTCACCGTAGGAGGCGACCGAGCCGAGGTTGGTGGCGGTCAGCACCGCCATCACGATCAGGGCCCAGGCCCACTGCGGGACGGCCGGGATCCAGCTCTCCAGGATGGCGGCACCGGCGGTGGCCTCGACCGCGAGGACGACGACCCAGAAGAACCAGTAGAGCCAGCCGATGGAGAAGCCCGCCCAGCGGCCGAGCGCGCGGTCGGCGTAGGCCGAGAAGGAACCCGAGTTCGGGCTGGCGGCGGCCATTTCACCGAGCATCCGCATCACGAAGACCACCATGGCGCCGACGAGGGCGTAGGAGATCAGGATGGCGGGACCGGCCTTGGCGATGCCGCCACCGGAGCCGACGAAGAGACCGGCGCCGATGACGCCGCCGATGGCGATCATGGACAGGTGGCGGTTCTTGAGACCGGCCTTCAGACCGTCGGAGGGCAGGCCCTCACCGGGGTTACCGGTGGAATCGCCTGCCTTCTGAAGGGTCGTCGTGGAGCTCATGGACGAATCCTTAGGTTCTCGGGTTGCGAGCCCAGGCATTCAAACCTGAGATGAACGCAGGACGGAAGACCTCAATCCGGACCACCGGCTTCGGGTGAACGTCCGGGGTCGACGCCCTGCCGTGTCCCATCTGCGTCCTTTGGGTTTACTTGAGCTTGAGAAGTGACTTACGCGACACCCACTGCGGGCGGTCGCGGCTCCTCGTGCCACACTCGTCCCATGCGCGTGTACCTCGGATCCGACCATGCCGGCTTTGAGCTCAAGAACCACCTCGTGGACTGGCTCAAGAACAACGGCCACGAGCCCGTCGACTGTGGCCCCCACATCTACGACGCGGTGGACGACTACCCGCCGTTCTGCCTCCGCGCCGCGGAGAAGACCGCCGCGGACTCCGGCAGCCTCGGCATCGTGATCGGCGGCTCCGGCAACGGCGAGCAGATCGCCGCGAACAAGGTCAAGGGCGTCCGCGCCATCCTGGCCTGGAGCGTCCAGACCGCCCAGCTCGGCCGTGAGCACAACAACGCCAACGTCATCTCGGTCGGCGGCCGCATGCACACGCAGGAAGAGGCCGTCAGCTTCATCGAGGCCTTCCTGGCGACCCCGTACTCCGACGAGGAGCGCCACACCCGCCGCATCGACATGCTCTCCGCCTACGAGCAGACCGGCGAGCTCCCCCCGATCCCGGCCCACCACCCGCAGGGCTGATCCCGCTTCCGGCCGTGCCACCCGCGGAGCGGGGTGGCACGGCCGTCGTCTTCCCCCTCACCGTCTCCCTTCTCCGTCTTCTTCCCCCATCCGCCGAGGAGCGCGCAGTGCCCGAGGGGCATACGATCCACCGCCTCGCCAAGGACCACCTGGAACGGTTCGCCGGGCGGCAGGTCGCCGTCAGCAGCCCCCAGGGCCGGTTCGCCGAGAGCGCCGCCCTCCTCGACGGCCGGATCCTGGACGGCGTCGACGCGCACGGCAAGCACCTCTTCCTCGGGTTCGAGGGCGGCGGGTGGATCCACATCCACCTCGGCCTCTTCGGCACGTACGCGCTCGGTCCCGCACCGGCCCCGCCGGCCACCGACACCGTCCGGCTGCGCCTGGCCAACGACGCGTACTTCTCCGACCTGCGCGGCCCGACCACCTGCGCCTGGATCACCGACGCGGAGAAGGCCGCGACCAGTGCCCGCCTCGGCCCGGACCCGCTGCGCAGCGGCGACGATCCCGACCGGGCCTGGGCCCGCATCTCCCGCTCCCGCACCACCGTCGCCGCGCTGCTCATGGACCAGAAGGTCGTCGCGGGCGTCGGCAACGTCTACCGCGCCGAGGTCCTCTTCCGGCACGGCATCGACCCGTACCGCCTGGGCAGGGACCTCACCCGCGCGGAGTGGGACGCCCTGTGGGAGGACCTGGCCGTCCTGATGCGCCAGGGCGTGCGCGACAACCGCATCGACACCGTCCGCGACGAGCACCTCCCCGAGGCCATGGGCCGCCCGCCGAGGGTGGACGACCACGGCGGAGAGGTGTACGTCTACCGGAGGGCGAACATGCCCTGCCACATCTGCGGCGGCGAGATCCGCACCGCCGGTCTCGCCGCGCGCAACCTCTTCTGGTGCCCCACCTGCCAGCGGAACTAGGGCCCGTCGCACCCCAGGGCGAACGGGAGCACCTCCGCCGCACGTCCGTTCGTACGGCCGTACCGGGCATCCAGCCCATCAGTCTGCAAAACATCCAATAGGTGCATCTCCAGAGCCATGCGGTCATCACCGCCGGGGCATTCCGTGACGACCCCGGCGTTTCCCGGCGCCGCCCGGTTCCAGGTGCGGGGGTACCCCTGCGCATTCACAGCCGGGATGGATAAGGTCCCGAAGCAATGGCCCGAGCACATGTGGAGACCCTTCTGGCCCGGATGCGCAAGCGGTCGCACCGGGGCCGCACCGCCCTGCGCAAATCCGCCGTCGACTACTTCCGCGGAGACGCCTCCGACTGGCTCGCCTTCGGCGGGCTGCTGCTCACCGTCCCCGCCATAGCCTTCGGCACGCTGATGCTGCCCGTCTGGTTCTCGCCGGCGGCGCTCGTCCTGCCGATCGTCGCCGGCGGCCTCCTGCTGCGCCCCGCCAGCCTCCTCGCCCTGTACGCCGCCTCCGCCGCAGCACTGATCGTCGAGGCGCTCGTGCTCGGTCCCTACACCCAGGGCCCGGCGCGCGTCACCCCCGGTACGGTGCTGGTCGTCGCGGCCTGCGGGTTCTTCGGACTGCTCATCGCGCAGTTCCGCAGCCGTGTCGGCGTGCCCTGGCGGCGCGGCGGCACCATGCTCTTCGACCTGCGCGAGCGCATCCGGGTACAGAGCAAGCTGCCCGCCCTGCCGCGCGGCTGGCACCGTGAGATGGCCCTGCGCCCGGCCGGCGGCCAGTCCTTCTCCGGCGACTTCGTGGTCGCGGCCCGTACCAACGGAGGTCGCACCCTGGAGATCGTCCTGACCGACGTCTCGGGCAAGGGCATGGAGGCCGGCTCCCGGGCCCTGCTGCTGTCCGGCGCCTTCGGCGGCCTGCTCGGCGCACTGCCGCCCAACGGCTTCCTGCCCGCCGCGAACGGTTACCTGCTCCGCCAGGACTGGGACGAGGGCTTCGCCACCTCCATCCACCTCGTGCTGGACCTGGAGACCGGCGACTACGAACTCCTCTCGGCCGGCCACCTCCCCGCGCTCCAGCTCTGCGCCGGCACCGGCCGATGGCAGGAGAAGTCCGGCGAGGGCCCGCTGCTCGGCGTCTACGACGGCGCCGAGTTCACCCCCGCCCGCGGCAACCTCCGCCGGGGCGACGTCCTGATGCTCTTCACCGACGGCCTCGTCGAGACCTCCGACCGCGAGATCAGCGAGGGCATCGACCGCCTGACCGGCGAGGCCGACCGCTACGTCTCCGCCGGCTGGCACGGAGCGGCCTGGCACCTGATCGAGAAGGTCGCCAAGGACGTCAACGACGACCGCGCCCTGCTCCTCATCCGCCGCTCGCCCTGATCCGCGCGGGGGTTCGTCCCGTCCGGGCCGCCCCGCCGACTCCGGGCCGATGCACGGCCGCCGCCCACGGACTGCGCGAGAGGCCGGCCGGCCCGGTGACGGTCACCGGCACCGGGCCGGCCGGCCCCTCCCCGATGTCGCCCTGCCGCGAGGTCCGGCATGCCCGGACCTCCTCCGGCGCCCCCTCCAGCACCCCCGGCGCGAGGCAGCG
This window encodes:
- a CDS encoding biotin transporter BioY, with protein sequence MSTASVTLRPGVVLADLLPASRVRDIALVVGGAALTGIAAQIAVPVPGSPVPVTGQTFAALLVGTAFGARRGFLSLALYALVGMAGVPWFAGGTSGAGGASFGYVLGMLLAATVVGALARRGADRSVLRTAGAMALGSAVIYAVGVPYLMAATGMSLSAAVAAGLTPFLIGDALKAALAMGVLPAAWKLVGRRG
- a CDS encoding amino acid permease, giving the protein MSSTTTLQKAGDSTGNPGEGLPSDGLKAGLKNRHLSMIAIGGVIGAGLFVGSGGGIAKAGPAILISYALVGAMVVFVMRMLGEMAAASPNSGSFSAYADRALGRWAGFSIGWLYWFFWVVVLAVEATAGAAILESWIPAVPQWAWALIVMAVLTATNLGSVASYGEFEFWFAGVKVVAIGAFVVIGMLAVFGVLPGSDNPGAGFAHLTDTGGFFPNGYGAVLTGVLMVVFSFMGSEIVTLAAGESENPRKAVTQATNSVIWRIGVFYLGSIFVVLTLLPWNDKSITEKGSYVAALDSIGIAHAGTIMEVIVLTAVLSCLNSGLYTASRMAFSLGERGDAPRAFAKVNAKGVPVAAILGSTVFGFVAVYFNYAFKDTVFNFLLNSSGAIALFVWLVICLTQLRMRGILVREAPEKLTVKMWLFPWLTWATAGLITFVIGYMFVDDANREVVTLSTLVAGLVVAVGVVLDRRRRRAAVQG
- a CDS encoding ribose-5-phosphate isomerase — translated: MRVYLGSDHAGFELKNHLVDWLKNNGHEPVDCGPHIYDAVDDYPPFCLRAAEKTAADSGSLGIVIGGSGNGEQIAANKVKGVRAILAWSVQTAQLGREHNNANVISVGGRMHTQEEAVSFIEAFLATPYSDEERHTRRIDMLSAYEQTGELPPIPAHHPQG
- a CDS encoding Fpg/Nei family DNA glycosylase, producing MPEGHTIHRLAKDHLERFAGRQVAVSSPQGRFAESAALLDGRILDGVDAHGKHLFLGFEGGGWIHIHLGLFGTYALGPAPAPPATDTVRLRLANDAYFSDLRGPTTCAWITDAEKAATSARLGPDPLRSGDDPDRAWARISRSRTTVAALLMDQKVVAGVGNVYRAEVLFRHGIDPYRLGRDLTRAEWDALWEDLAVLMRQGVRDNRIDTVRDEHLPEAMGRPPRVDDHGGEVYVYRRANMPCHICGGEIRTAGLAARNLFWCPTCQRN
- a CDS encoding PP2C family protein-serine/threonine phosphatase; amino-acid sequence: MARAHVETLLARMRKRSHRGRTALRKSAVDYFRGDASDWLAFGGLLLTVPAIAFGTLMLPVWFSPAALVLPIVAGGLLLRPASLLALYAASAAALIVEALVLGPYTQGPARVTPGTVLVVAACGFFGLLIAQFRSRVGVPWRRGGTMLFDLRERIRVQSKLPALPRGWHREMALRPAGGQSFSGDFVVAARTNGGRTLEIVLTDVSGKGMEAGSRALLLSGAFGGLLGALPPNGFLPAANGYLLRQDWDEGFATSIHLVLDLETGDYELLSAGHLPALQLCAGTGRWQEKSGEGPLLGVYDGAEFTPARGNLRRGDVLMLFTDGLVETSDREISEGIDRLTGEADRYVSAGWHGAAWHLIEKVAKDVNDDRALLLIRRSP